CAAAACATAAATTGTAGTTAGCTGCCAAAGTGAAATCTACGAGCGAAGCAACACCAGAATTATTCACAGCCAATGTACTGAAACAGATATAACCAATTAAAGCATAACCAGAACACAACAGAGAATACCGTGGAAGGGTCATTACAAAATATAGCTTATCTTTAGAGATGAAAAGACTGTTTTCCAGATTGAGAACAcattaattttctctttctttcatcgCCTCCTTGTTCTTCCTCACGTCTTCAAGCTTCTTGTCCTGTTTGCgttttaaagacagaagaatCACAAAcacttcttctttgttttaacAGTAACCACAAAGGcaggttgaaatgtttttaggACCTTACCTTCTCCTTGAACTTCTCATTCAGAGCTGCCATCCGTGCAGTGCGATTCTCCTTATTTGCCTCCATCTTCTGATTGAGTTTCTCCTGTGCCATCTTGCTGAAGTTGCAGTTTTCATCAATGGCCTTTTGGATCACTTCCTTCTCATGCTCTCGTTTCTCAGCCAAGTGTTTCAGCACTTCGGCCTCATGACTCTAACAAAATGACAAGAGGAAAGGTTTATTGTAAATGAGAAGAACCTGCATCTAAACCTATGTTAGATCTCAGTAGTTTTCACAGttgtcatttgctagtgtgtgATGAGTTTGTTATTTCTCAGAGATACCCTGCGCCTCTCTTCTGCAGCGTgaagttttcttttaatctcATCCAgtgatgtttccttttttttaagtgggGACAGTGGAAACTCTCCCTTGGCATCCAGGGTCGAAGGACTCAGAATGACCTCAAATGCTTGACCTGATGCACGCCTGCTCAGCTCCTTTACTTGCATTTCTGCAAAAGGGTACATCTGGTTAAATGTCAAATGGATTCATGTAAATTCAGAAATAAAAGGTAGCACTGGAAGACTTGAACTCTGAACCAGTATAAGCCAAAGTTTGATTTTGCTTGCAGATAGAAAActaaaaatttaaacaaaagatgGAAATGTACCTATATGTAACAAGTATATATAACAAGTAACTCTGGAACATACTTTCAAATAACACACTGTGGATACATCAGTCACTCGATCCGTTAATCAGCACTTCGCTGCTGTGTTCCTGCCTAAGGAGATTTTCTCACTGAATATAATTAGTGGAGGCTTGTGCTACCCTTTTACAGATCACTGCATTGTCGGAAGGGTCAAAATAGAACAATTATCCCTGCTATGTAGCTGATTTCCttttaaaaagaaggaaaacaaagagaacacTGATTTTTAGGTATTGCAAGAGTGCTGCTTTACAAAAAACTTAACCCTACCTTCACTTGAAGTTTTTGCCATCTCAGCAGAAATGTCGCCTTTAATGCCACTATAAGAAAAGACGGAACAAAGGAAATCAGAATGGAGCAATGCATTTCTAGTTTCACAAAATGAATTTTACTTTGGTGGAATCACAGGATGCAATACTTTCATataaaaaatcacaacaaacagaTGATTTAGAGCAAACTGCAACAATAAACAACCCTATACCTGTATGAAGTAAACATGCAGGTTTATTAATCTGTTCATATATTAACAGTTCATATTGTgatgtttcacagcagcagactCTCAACactttcacattacacagtaGTAACTTTACATCATTTGGAGAGTTTCCAGTCATAACGTGACATGACAAGTCAGGCAAAACAAGTTCAAAACAAGCCTCACTGAGGCTCCTGCTATAAACACGGTAATAACaagcacagaagaaaaaggTGTTTAGTAAAACAAGACAACGATAAGAGTTTATCCCCACTCCGGTGAAGGTTTGTGGTTCTTGGTGCCCACGTCAGGTAACATGTAAGTAAAAGTGTTGTTACTAAAATGGCGGGTGGTGAAACAGcccaataaacaaacacacgaCTGAACACGGTGCTAAAAGAGCGGATGAGGTGAAAAGCAGATAAATCAAGTTGCAGTATAAGGGCCTGTATAATCCACACAGTTAGCTAGCTAAACATTAAGCTAAATGGAGAAATTACACgggcttcatttaaaaaaatatatttaaatacaataacTTAGTGTGAACTAAGTGGCTGATAATCAATTCTCTGGCAAAGTGTGGAAATAACATGAAACTATCGTAATGTTTCTgaaagtattttcatttttaacttttgactaatgttaaacaaacaggtaaaaaaaaaaaaaacaagtcgGTTAACTATGACTAATTGATGCTGAGCATCTTTAATTTGGCTGCAAAGTGCCTAAAGCCTTCAACTTAACCTTGAACCCTAGCAGCCCTTCGTTTAGAGGGTGTGAAAGTCTGgttaaacactgacattaaagcACTGTTCTCACCGTCAAGTGCCTCGGTTTGAACAAAAGCTTCGTCGGCTGCTTCTCTCCgagtctcagtctcagtctcagttaAACCGCCAACATCTGCACCTTCGCGCAAAAAacctgcacagcacagcacGTCACCGCACATCTCTGCATTGATTGGTCCAAATCGACCAATCGCAAACGGCGCTCAAACTGCAAAGCGCCAGAATCCGGAGGCCAGAATAACAGAGACGGACCCTGAAGGCACCTCAGGGATGGATGAGATAACCACAATCCCTTTAGTGTGCAAAATCAACcagttttcactttaaatatcattttttCAAGTAGGTGCGGTGTATGAAGTGATTCATTTAAGAGTAATGGATGAGAGGGAAGTTTTAATCCTGGCAGCTGAATCCATGCGAACAATAACATAGAGAGGTGGACACCATCTTCCAACAACTGCTGTCAGTCAAGTGAGTCTGCTAGAATAAAGAGGTTataatatagatagatagatagatagatagatagatagatagatagatagatagatagatagatagatagatagatagatagatagatagatagatagatgcaTGTGTGAAACAATCCTATTTTAGAACTACAGGAGATACAGGCTTTGGCTGATGTTCATGTCTCTTCgccttcatttatttttattggcgGTATCTGACCTTGTCTCAAATACAGTGCCGGCAACTAGACACACAGCATCACATTGACATTAATCTTAGTATGAAGTTCAACAAACTGTATTGTGACTGACACTTTTTATATTAATCTCAGTTGTGCAATCAGTCTACTGTGTCAATTCATCCTGAACTAATAGATTGAATGGTATAAAGGGCTAAACATTACAATGGATCTCACTTAAATATAACTTCCCAGTAATACACATCTCTAGTAGTGTCATggcaagacaacaacaaaaaattacAGAGTTGTAGCCCAGTATATTGAGATACAACTCCAGAAACTGCTGTAGTCCATCCATCTCTTCTTGATCAAGGATCATGTAGGACATAGATTATCAAGGTAAATGCTTTACTTTTTTGTGTGAGGCCTATGTACCTGACCCACTCTGAGGActgtcttttaaatatttattgacagattaaattgttaaaatgttaaatataggTAATGCTCCTTAAATTGTATGTGGCAGTAGTGTAACACGCTGAAATGCTTCCACCTGGTGTTGGATAAAGGTAACACATGTTTCTAGCAGACTAGTCTCTTGTTTATGCTAATAATTAAAAGATGGGAAATGTATTTTAGCAAAAGACTTTAGTTAAGGTGGACATCGGTTTTAACTTCCATACAGTTGTACATTTACTTCTACATAGGCACTGGATGAACCTACAGAGTTAAAAATTTAGT
This genomic stretch from Anabas testudineus chromosome 16, fAnaTes1.2, whole genome shotgun sequence harbors:
- the stmn1b gene encoding stathmin 1b — protein: MAKTSSEEMQVKELSRRASGQAFEVILSPSTLDAKGEFPLSPLKKKETSLDEIKRKLHAAEERRRSHEAEVLKHLAEKREHEKEVIQKAIDENCNFSKMAQEKLNQKMEANKENRTARMAALNEKFKEKDKKLEDVRKNKEAMKEREN